A segment of the Deinococcota bacterium genome:
GGCCCGCTCGAGCCAGCGCCGCGTTCGTCGCCAGCTTGTCACCGCAGGTCTCGATGACGGCGGGAGGGTTGATGGTGTGGACACCGTAGGCGGTGAACATCCGGCTGAGCGCCAAGCCTCTCGTCTGCGAGACGCAGCGCCCCAGCACCACGTCAAAACGCGAGAAAGAACCGGCCTCGCCGAAATCGCACTCGAGCAGCGGCGCGTAGACGGTCTCAAAAGCAATCCCTTCGCGCTCGAAGGCTTCAAAGAGCATCCTCTCCTCGGGGCGCAAGCGGTCGTAGACGACGGCGATCCGCGGAGCGGTGGTTCTCTCCAGGCTCTGTCCCTCCAAAACCGGCATCACTCGCCCCAGTCCTCGTCCTCTTCGGGCGCCAAGTCCACGCGCAGGGGGTCAACGGCGACGACCTCGAGCTCCGAGCCGCACTCGTCGCAGACGATTATCTCACCGAGCTCGAGGCTGTTCTGTTCGATTTCCGCACTACATTCTGGACACATTGTTAGCTCCACTTCTTGTTAGCTCCACTTCTTCCGGTTCCAAAATTCCGGATACTCCTCGGCATTGACGGCGGGTGGAATCTTGTTCAGCACTCGAGCAATCGCATAGAGCTGACCGCGGTGGTGCAACTCGTCCTGATAGGCGTGGTTGAGCTGGAGCCAGCCGCGCATGCCCTCGAACCAGGGATTATCGGGGCGGAAATCGCTCAGGGCGTTTTCACTGGCTTGTCCGGCCCATTCGCGAACGAGCCCCTGGACTTCCGTGAGCCAAGCGTGCAACCTCTCGACCGAGTGAACATGAGCAGACTTGTGCGCCCCCCAATCTTCATCCGCTTCGCCGAGTAAGGAGTCCCAGCGCCCCAGAAGAATCCCCCGGCAGCCGTAGAACTGATGGCCGCCGATGTGGTGGAAGAGTTCGCCTACCGTGCGCCACTGAGGCACGAGCCGATAGGAGAGGTCGGCATCGTCGAAGACGCGCAAGAGCTCGAGCGTGACCCAGCGCACCCCGTCCCAGTGATCCAGAAAAGCGTCTACCGTGGTGTAGGGAACAGCTCCGTCCACGCTAAGCCACCACCTCCGAAGCAACGTCAGGAAGGCTCAGCACGCCGTTGCGCAGGGTCGAGTCGATAAGGGGCCAAGTGGGTGCATAGCTCTGCTTCTGCCTCTGTTTCCATGGTTTTCGTCGTTGATGTTTCCGTCGTTTGGGTGTCGGACGAACCGGTAGAGCATTGGCCGCGGCTCTTGCGGAGCCGGCCGCTTACGGTTTGAATGTTGGCTCCAGCGTCTTCATCCCGAGCGCTATCCTAGACCATCCTCGGGGCTTTGTCAACCAGAGAATTGCTGTGCTAGACAGGGTTTGTTTTGATTTTCAAAGGCCAACTCGTACTTTGGCGCACGCCTCAAAGGCCTCAGCTCGGACGGCCTTTGAAGAAGAGGCCGGGCGCGGT
Coding sequences within it:
- the lysW gene encoding lysine biosynthesis protein LysW yields the protein MCPECSAEIEQNSLELGEIIVCDECGSELEVVAVDPLRVDLAPEEDEDWGE
- a CDS encoding DinB family protein; protein product: MDGAVPYTTVDAFLDHWDGVRWVTLELLRVFDDADLSYRLVPQWRTVGELFHHIGGHQFYGCRGILLGRWDSLLGEADEDWGAHKSAHVHSVERLHAWLTEVQGLVREWAGQASENALSDFRPDNPWFEGMRGWLQLNHAYQDELHHRGQLYAIARVLNKIPPAVNAEEYPEFWNRKKWS